A genomic stretch from Setaria italica strain Yugu1 chromosome VII, Setaria_italica_v2.0, whole genome shotgun sequence includes:
- the LOC106804426 gene encoding uncharacterized protein LOC106804426 → MSSADSSMCDDTTTPTTDLVPPPGPPPAADGGSSVPPLGTGGSSGATPIDNHAKLLVHGGAKLQDGFEYRSLDGALQYLTLTRPDLAYAVQQVCLFTHDLREPRMALIKRILRYVKGTLSSGLHIGTGPIQSLTADANWAGCPDSRRSTFGFYVYLGDNLVSWSSKRQTVSRSNAKAEYRAVAHVVAECC, encoded by the exons ATGTCCTCCGCCGACTCCTCTATGTGCGACGACACCACCACTCCTACTACTGACCTTGTGCCACCTCCTGGACCGCCCCCTGCTGCCGACGGCGGTTCATCTGTGCCGCCacttggcaccggcggctccTCTGGCG CGACTCCCATTGACAATCATGCCAAGCTTTTGGTACACGGCGGCGCCAAGCTCCAGGACGGCTTTGAGTATCGGAGTCTTGATGGGGCgcttcagtacctcactctgACTCGACCTGACCTGGCGTATGCGGTTCAACAAGTGTGCCTCTTCACGCATGACCTGCGCGAGCCCCGTATGGCCCTGATCAAGCGCATCTtgcgctatgtgaagggcacgctcTCCTCCGGGCTTCACATCGGCACCGGCCCTATACAGTCTCTGACTGCCGACGCCAACTGGGCTGGCTGTCCGGACTCTAGACGCTCCACATTCGGCTTCTACGTCTACCTCGGtgacaatctggtgtcttggtcctccaagcgccagaCCGTGTCTCGTTCCAATGCTAAGGCGGAGTACCGGGCTGTGGCTCATGTTGTGGCAGAGTGTTGCTAG